The genomic window TACGCTGCTGGATGACGACGCTTTCACCGCCAGCCTGTACCGTGAGACGTTCCGCGAAATTCGGCGGCAGGCGAAAACCCGTGGCTTGATTGACGGGCTGATGGTGGGTGAGGCGATGGGGAGCGGCAACTTTGGCGCGGTGATGGAAACGGCGAAGAAGTGTCCCAGCGCAGCGAATCTCAAGGGGTATGCGCGGGTACTGGCAGACTATCAGCGTGTGCGGCGGGCGCTTCACGGCGTTGTTGGGCGATGGACTGGAGCAGATACGCCAATCCTCGAACCATGAACGTGCGTTGGCAGTGATGGGGCAGGTGTTAGCCTCCCTGCGTGATATCGACTGCCCCGCCGACGAAGTCCGCCCAATGCATATCGACGAGCTGATAGCCCCCTACACCGCGCTTTTGGAAAAGTGTCTGAAGAATGGGGAAGCCTCGGACTCATTGAAAACGGGCATTGAGGAATTGGATGACATTCTTGGTGGTATCAATCCGGTGGACTTGGTGATTGTTGCCGCCCGTCCCGGCATGGGAAAGACTGAATTTGCCTTGAAGGTGGCGGAGGGTGTCGCTGCACAGCATACCACACGCCAGATTGACACGGAGAACGGCGCGATAACTGAAATCGAACGCAAGGGTGTTTTGATTTTCTCGATGGAAATGGATGCGATGCAGGTTATCGAGCGCTCATTGGCGGGAGCCAGTCATCTCCCGGTTTCGACGCTACGCAAGCCTTGCCGGATGGATGACGGAGGTTGGGCAAGAGTATCTCAGGGACTTCGCCGCTTACAGGGGCTTGATGTTTGGGTCGTGGATGCATCATCACTGACCATCGAGCAGATACGAGCCATTTCTTACCGGCACAAGCTTGCCCACCCTGCGTTATCGCTGATTATGGTCGATTATCTGGGTCTGATTGAGAAGCCACGAGCAGAGCGTAATGACCTTGCCGTCGCGCATATTTCCGGCAGCCTCAAGCGTATGGCGAAGGAGCTGAAAACGCCGGTGATGTCGCTAAGTCAGTTATCCAGAAACGTAGAGCAGCGCACCAATAAGCGGCCTACCTGTGCTGATTTAAGAGATTCAGGCAGCATTGAGCAGGACGCTCTGATAGCATCATCATGCTCTACCGCGATGCGGTGTACAACGAGAATAGTCCAGCGGCGAAATACGCTGAACTCATTGTCGCCAAAAACCGGTTTGGCACGCAGGGAACCGCTTATCAGGAATTTTCATTGCAGCCCTTTTTGTTTGGGTGGATAAATTCAGAGGTGGTTAATGGACAAAACACGCTTCCTGCTGCGTGATGAACGAATACGAGAAAACCTGAAAGCGTTTATTGATTCACTCCCCACCGACGAACACCGCCCTCTCGAAATTACCATCAACGACAGCACAAGAAATTTGCCGCAGAACAATTTGTTTCATGCGCTATGCACCGATGTCTCTCGGCAAGTGTTGTGGGCAGATAAACCGCGTCCGCTTTTGGACTGGAAAGCGTTGTTCGTCTCAGGCCATGCCATCGCCACAGGCAGGCCGGGAGAAGTCGTTACAGGGCTGGAGGGGGAGTTTTGCAGCATCCGCGAGAGCACGGCTCAGATGGGCGTGAAGCGCATGAACAGTTTGATTGAGTACTCGCAAGTCTGGGCAGTGGGAAACGGCGTCAGGCTGTGGGAGGTGCGTTATTCAGGGGATTATTTTGGGAGAGTCGGATGAAGAAGAGCTGTTTCAGGTATGACGGGTTAACCAGGAAGAGGCTGAACACCTCATCAGGCACTACGAAGGCAAGGATTATTGTGTTGTCAGGTCACTGAGCAGTAACCCGCAGTATTGGGATGTCGTCGTCACCCTTCGCGAACAGAAATACCTCAAACCAACGCCACGCTCAATGGTTAACAAAATGTGGAACTGGATATGGCACTAAAATCAAACACCCGGCCAGAGCACAAAGATACATGGCGAACGCCGCACGAGGTCTTTCAGGCATTGAATGCAGAGTTCGGGTTCTGCCTTGACGCTGCCGCCGACCACGATAATGCCCTGTGTCTCGACTATCTGACAAAAAGAGGATGATGCCCTGAGTTGCGATTGGCAGACTCGGGGTGCCATTTTCTGCAATCCCCCGTACAGCAATATCATGCCGTAGATGAAAAAGGCCGCCGAGCAGTGTGCGGTACAGCAGCAGACTATCGTCATGCTTCTCCCTTCCGACACCTCGACGGCGTGGTTCGCTCAGGCACAGAAAACGGCAGATGAGGTGCGATTGTTGTTTATCAGCGCTGAAACCGGCGAGAAGGGCAAGGCGGGTAACAGCAAGAGCAGCGTGTTGTTCATCTGGCGACCGTGGCGAACCACCTCAAAAGGGATGACTACGGTAAGGAAGCAGGCGCTGATGAGCCGAATATGGGGGTAGGTATGGCACTGAAACGAGATAAGCATGACGCGGTATTTTCTGAACTCGTCCGAGAAAGAACCAACTGGCAGTGCGATTACTGCGGTAACTATTTTCATCACGACCACGGTAATCTCCATTGCTCCCATTTCAAATCCCGCCGACACAAGGCGACCCGCTATCATCCCTTCAACGCCTTTGCTCACTGTGCGGGCTGCCACCGCAAATTAGGAGAAGACCCGTATGAGTTTACGATGCACGCGAACATCACCTACGGAGAGATGACTATTGACCGCGTGGCGCATTTGGCAGCGATGCCAATACGCTTGAAGCCGTTGCAGATGGAGGAGATTTACCAGCACATGAAGGATGAACTCAAGCGCCTTAGGGAATTACTGGCTGGCGGAAATATCTGGCGCATCGAGTTCACGCTACCGGATTGGTATCAGGAGGGCATTACCTATCGCATGGGGGAGGCAGCATGAGACCACGAGGGCGGCTTACCGCGAGCGATATTCCGCTTGTCCGGGCGCTGCTGGCCTCCGGTATGCCGGTGGCGGAGGTGACGAGGAAATTCGAGGTTCGCAAGCAGAACATCTACAGCATCAAAAACGGCAAAAGCTGGGGAGCGGTAAAATGAACATTGAGTGGGTGCGGGCCCGGGTCAGCTACGCGTTGGCGGATATTCGCCAAGTCAGGAACGGGCAGTTGGGCAATCTGGCGGATGATGACGCGGATAGAGACCTCGCGCTTCAACCGTAACCCTCCTCGCTTCTTGAGCTATACGAACGGGCGCATGGTCAGAGTGCCATCGTCGCCGGTGAAAGCGAAGCAAACGCGGGTAAAGGGCAAATCAGCCATTCTGATGCTTGAGTACGATTATTATCTCGTGCCCTGGCGTCGTGCCATCGGCGGCCTCGATGAGCCGTTGCAAGCGTGGATCCGGTATTGCTTGCTACAGTGATTACCGGTACCACGCTGAGCAGCTCAAGGTGCTGCCTTACGTGTGGCAGAAGTTCATTGAGCAGCAACCGGGGCGTATTTCCGGCAAGGTGAGGCAGCGCTTACAAGGGCTGGCGTTGCTCGCTGTGCAGGTGGTGGCACGGGAAATAGGTTGTCGCACGAATCTCTACACCTACGCCGAACTGGCGGATATGGTGGGGGTAACGGCTGATAAGGTACGAAGGCTATTGGCGCGCCTTGATGGCTGAAGTTTCTGTACTAGATGAATACGCACTGGATGAGCTGTATCAAAAACGAAAGGGGCTTATCGAGGTGAAAAAGAATTTGCAAATGTTCGGTTTTTGCCTATAATTTGACTATAAATCTATATGATGTCTAAATTAAAGCTAAATCTCAGACACGTCAAACCGGTAGTTGGGAATTTTTACTTATTGCTACCAATAGATATTTCATAATAATAAATACTACATATTAACTCATATTGGTATATGAATATTAATTTAAGTGGTAGTCTCTCCTCTGTGTCATCGCTGCAATCACCATCAAGAAATGAGAGAAATACTTCATGTGTGGGCGGAAATATTACAAATATCAGTAATAAATCTGTAAGATTCAATGATGGAATAATCTCTTATACAGTTGAAAAAGGTTTTCGTAGTAAAGAAAAATTGTCTGTATATGAAACAGAATATAGACGTGCTGTAGATAAGCAGGCAAAAGAATATGGATTAAGATGCGCATTTGGACATGACGAACCACATAAAGATCCATATCCCTATGATCATAGGGTTGGATTAAATAATATGATCGAGTATTCAAATAATCGTTGATTCCGTTCGTAGCGTACTTACCTATTTGAATATACTGATGTTGCACTGATAAATCTCTTTTCAAGGCTACGCTCCGGCGTGGCCTTTTTCTTGGCTGGAATTTACAGAAGGAGCGAACATGCTATCCGCTATCTGCGCAAATTCGTCCATCACGCCTGCCATTCGTCCCTTCCCCGGTCGTACGGTGCTGAATCCGCTAGCGGGAAGTATTGCCAGTGTCCGCAACCGGGCGGTAGGCTTTGACAGAAAGCCCTCGTGCTGGTCGTCAGTTACGCACATTGGCCTCATTGCTTCGTAAGGTAGTGCGTGTCTGCCAGGCCATCCCTGAAGCGTTGGCGACCCTGGCGTCATGCTGGGGGCGAACTAAAAACAGTCCATCAAAGCCGGATATGACTCGCACACGCCTGATGACGAAGAAACCCCAAACGGCAGGGATACTGCGCTACCTTGACCATCTGGTTAAAGAGACGGATATCGGTTGGGCTGAAGTCAATCACGATAATCCTGAGCGCCTGTGTGACCAGGTTGCCCGGCGCAACTTTAACCGCACAGTGCTGACGGCAGAGCTTGAAGGCCAGTCGTTTAACGCCTGTACCCGGATGCTAGCGCATCTGGAAAGGGGATACGGCCAACCAACACCTTCGGGGTGTACTGGACTTCGCTGCCGAGCAGGTAGGGCAGACGGAGGAGGATCCGGTGAAAGTCTCTACCGTCTACAAGTACCCCGCCCTCGTTGAGGACGTCATCATCGCCT from Sodalis glossinidius str. 'morsitans' includes these protein-coding regions:
- a CDS encoding recombination protein NinB; this translates as MDKTRFLLRDERIRENLKAFIDSLPTDEHRPLEITINDSTRNLPQNNLFHALCTDVSRQVLWADKPRPLLDWKALFVSGHAIATGRPGEVVTGLEGEFCSIRESTAQMGVKRMNSLIEYSQVWAVGNGVRLWEVRYSGDYFGRVG
- a CDS encoding bacteriophage antitermination protein Q — encoded protein: MTRIETSRFNRNPPRFLSYTNGRMVRVPSSPVKAKQTRVKGKSAILMLEYDYYLVPWRRAIGGLDEPLQAWIRYCLLQ
- a CDS encoding bacteriophage antitermination protein Q; its protein translation is MWQKFIEQQPGRISGKVRQRLQGLALLAVQVVAREIGCRTNLYTYAELADMVGVTADKVRRLLARLDG